The following DNA comes from Erigeron canadensis isolate Cc75 chromosome 3, C_canadensis_v1, whole genome shotgun sequence.
TATGGATTTGGCACGCCTTTTTTGGTCCTCCGGGTGCTTTAAACAACATCAATGTGCTGCAACAATCTCCCTTGTTCCTCCCCGAGCGTATGGGCACTGCTCCTTACGTTCCATTCAGTGTAAATGGGCGTACTTATAGATGTGGCTACTATCTAGTCGATGGCATATATCTTACATGGTCTACGTTTGTTAAAGCGTACGAATACCCGACAAAcgagaaagaaaaaatgttcaaaACGGCACAAGAGGCGGCTCGCAAAGATATTGAACGGGCATTTGGTGTTCTCAAAGGAAAATGGCATATCATTGATCGACCGTTTCGACAACGGTCACTAGGTACAATAAGGAACTTGGTGTATGCGTGTGTGATTctgcacaacatgatcattCAGGATAGTGGTCGTGCGATTTGCCCAGTTCATATAGGAGATCCAGTTGTGTGATTCTGCACAACATCATCGGGACGCCTTACCGGAGATACAGGACGAGGAGACACATTTCCGTCTCCGGTATGATCTGACAAAGCATCTAGCGGGTCTAAACTTACCACACCTCCAGCCGAACGATGATGACGAGTAGTCGTAtttctattatttatgttatatcttttaagtatttctagtatgttttttttatttgttttaattccaagaattattatgtattgtttatgtatttgaatatttttagtttaatgaaatttaatgtttaaataaactaaaaattgtagaatgagtggtgagtgagtggtcGGATGCCAATGAAATTTGaatgagtggtgagtgagtggtggaGTTGAGATGACATGCTGTGATTGGTTAGAAGTGAGTGGTGAGAAAAATGATGAAAGGTGAGTTGCCAACCCTCTTAGTATACCTTTATGAACCGATGGAAATTGCTTGATTATTACGAGTAGCTTTTAGTTGCATGGTAAGAATcaaataacattaaaattagGCAAGCCTATTACAGAGGTCCGATCGTCTAGCCGATGGAAACTATTACATACCATATATACtaatttacttttattaatattattattttagtttaaagaaaataaaaatattagaaagattaatttttttgattaacTTTTTTCCCCATATAAcgatcaattatatatttacaagaTTTAGTTATATACATGTTTCCTAACCTAATTTAAGTGTGTACTTACCATAAATACATATAAGCCAATTATAATAGTTACGTAGTAAATTATTAATAACTTGGTAATGAAACCGGGTATTAATTAAGATTAGGAAAGTATTCTCCTATAAACGAAAGACGTATATAGATACGATGGATGAATTGCAAAAAGATCGATACATTGTCAATCCTAGCTAATCTATCGATATCCctaaataatacggagtaatacgtaaataaataaataccaaCCAAAGTACTATATATACGATCGAAAGTTATTAGGAGATTTCGCTCCATATCGATCGATCGACCGATAATATATGGCAATAAAAAGAGCAGCTGCAGATGAAATACGTACcgaaaagaagaagatgaagaaggctGCTGATGATCAAGATCATAACCTCGATGATAATCTTAATGACGTGATAGAAAACGAGATCTTACCAAGACTTCCAGCCAGGTCCATATGTCGTTTCAAGTTTGTTTCCAAACACTGGAAATCCTATCTATCAACACGTATGTTTGGAAAGATGCACCGCCTGTTTAACAACAACAAGAGCTATAAACTTCTCTTACTTGACAAGCCCCGCTGCGAAGCCCTGatcatcaaccaccaccacgGTCCATCACTTCCTGTTGGTTTTCATCTGCTGGAAGAAGCTGATCCTAGATTTGATTTGGTCATAGCAACCTTGGATGGATTGGTGTGCGTATCCTCCATGAAAACCGTCAGCAGTCTAGCTTTATGGAACCCGTTGACCCGTGCCTACTACAAGTTGCCGCCTCTACTCCCTGCAAAACGTAATTTACCCTATGACCCTAGTATCGACGTCATTGGTTTTTATTCCGACTCCTCCAATGACTATAAGCTTctatatttggtttttattgGGGCTGCCTACTACCAGGCTTATGTTTATTCCCTAAGATTGAATTCATGGAAAAGGATTGAATTTGTCATTGGAAAACGAGAGTGTTACAATTGGTCGCAGGCCACCTTCTGTGACCACAGTCTTTACTTTTGGGTAAGACGCGAGCATAGAGACAGGGATGGATTTTATTATCATGAATGCATCATTTGTTTTGATGTGAACACGGAAGCCTCCAGGATAATACAAGTTCCACCTGTTCCAAGTGGTGCAATAGCTAATTATTCGTGTTTGGTGGCTATCGAAGGATGCATTCACCTGTGTGCAGCCTATTATATCACAGGTGCAGTAAAAATGGGAAAGATGTGGAAGttgatcaataataataatggtgatTCGTGGGTGGAGGTGGCGTTTTTCCCAGGCGGTGCCGCTCCATCAGTCCCGGTTCTGCCCAACGTATGCATAACTAGGAATGCCCGGGATGGTTGGCTTGCGATTAAGGAGGGCGACAACAACTCTTTTGaaataatgaataataatatgGAGGAATTCACCTTAACACAACATTCGCTTTCTTAATACTCGCCGTGGTCGTCCATTACATATAGCCGAATTATATATGAGGAGACCCTTGTGTCCCCCGATCCTCCTGTCCGCCGTGGTCGTCACCCCATTCACTTAATTACGATGAACGTTATAGAAAACGCATGACGTACCAATTAGCCATCCGTCAGATTATCGCATGAATTTGATAAATTAGGTGTACCTTTAGAAAATGGGAGACAAGAATTGAGTCATAATTGGCCTATTCTATTTCTTCAAATCATCATCACCCTGCAAAAACATACTGCGGATGAATAAATTAAACCATGCATATTGAAGAAATTAGAAACTTATAACGTGTGCTATCCCTACTtggaaaattaatatatataggtGCACTACCAACAAGAACTTTTGTCGGGGTCTTTGGATGAGAGCAAACAGGAGAACCCTGATAAGTGCGGCAAAATGAACCATAATTCCCCAAAATTCCTCGTGcaaattttaacattttttagcTCTATTAGTTTTGTCTAATTAATGATCCATTAACTTACCCAAATTTTCAGCTAAAACTCCATCTTTTTATAATCTGATGGACGAGtagtctcaatatatatattaaaaggaatCAAAATCATAACATATGTTAGATGATGATTAACATATGTTGGGTTCAAATCTTTAACATAAACCAACGTTGTTTTTGTttcatctaacaaaaaaaatatatatctcatATTCTACCtaaattaaagaagaaacataaatGTCAACAATATTATCAATTATTACCAAATCAATAATCAAAATAGAAACTAAAACAATTATTATTCCTCAAAAATCTGATTACCAAAGTGATGCCCTAAAACTACATTTTAGTCCTTATACACAGTATACTATGTTTGTGAAAAACAATATGCGGCATTTTGACCACTacccatttaattaattaaatatatgttttacattttatggatgtatctttttttctttttcattttatattatgagttatttttatttttgaaaaagcaACAATgttagatcaagtggttaatATCtttgcctctggaaacagaggtcatgagttctatCCTCAATTCTTGCAACGTTTGAAgtccttttctatctttagatagaacttggaagcagcctctctacactGTCatgtaggggtaagactgtttatatcttaacctcccccatacaccgtcgaggtattgagacCTAAAACCCGTGGAAAACCGCATTAGGCGTTACTTactagttattttttatttttaaactttataatgGGTTTTTTATAAGATTCTAAAATTATTTGTAGTCACAgaaataaaatgtaaattaattttatgtgaATATTTTTACTACTCATATCTTGTAAAAAAAGACGAaccttttttctatatatagaatatatatagttgtttatcaaaaaaaaaaatcaataaaacttttgtttttgttgaaatTATTACAAGTTATATAGTCACGAGACACTGAATGTATTAGAAAAATTGAAAGTATTTAACTAATATTgactaattaatgtttttacatCAAACTTGTTGTATCATTTTcggtgatgggaaacattaaactttttttgaattttgttttatgtaatattttatacatttaataaaaGCTAATTAAACTCTTGTAGCTTAATGTTATAAGCTCTGACCagaactaaatatatattttcattcatTTGTTTAACCTTTTTACGTTTCCATGTTGTTAGAACTAGATCCTACTCCGGGTCAATCTTACCTCTACAgatcaaaatcatatataagatCAAATCGAGCTTTACTAAAGTAATTGAACTCAAACAAATACAAGGAGAAATATTATCACCCATATTTTGAatattgtttgtgtgtgtattataTTTATGGGATAAATACCTGAGAACTTCGCTTGAGAACTTCATGTCACGATTCAACAGCGGGAAGTCTaacatacattgtcttaaccgggtccgcgttagagagctctctcgaagtagaaatgcttatttcaaatacccgatggggaaaaccccctactaatccgcccgaaggcacgacgatcaatagggtaAACCATGccctctcagacttgaacctgggtacaCCCAAGCCAAAGCCTTTATAGAAAGATTTCCTATATActttccaagtcttgaacccaagacctccttCTTATAAGACAGGTGCTCAACCATTTGAGCTAACTAAGAAGTAAAACTTCTTATGCTAACAATATGTTTGTTTGATCAAATctaaaattatcaaaatgaaaataaaattaggtTTGTACGTTTAAACCAGTGAGCATGGACAAGTGTCATACGTGTCCGTTCGACTTTTTTTGGAGCTCTACCATAGTAGGCTATAGATCAAGACAAACTACTAGCCTAATTAATACAATAGCCTAATTACTGGGTCAACCTTGGGTCAAGTGTTGAGGTGTTTAATTCCATGACTTTGATATCTTAGGAATGGATTCATTATAGAGACAAGAATAGTGGAACAAGTTGGCCGAGATGATTGGCTGCAGAATCCACTCCAACATGGCTAGCTTGGCTTCTGGGTTAGGCACTTTTGGGAAGCATTGGAGAATGTTGCTGAATTCTTTTTGTGTGTCACTTAATAATTAGTTGGGTTGGTGTATGTTACATGAGTTGCTTCACCGCCCCGAGTCTTGTTTTGGGGTTGCATTAAAATCATCACGAAGTGAAAACCGATGGCTTGATCGCTACTAGTGGGTTCTTTTTTGTGTCTTATGTAACCGTAATTGGCACGGGTTTCTCTTTCCAACCCTTTTACAACAACTGAAGATGGGTGGTATCTAGAGTGCGTTGCTTGTTATTTCTCTAGCACTGtaacatatatttgaatttacCGGTAGCGACTTGCTAGTTagtttttgatatgataaatatttttttgccgttcaaaaaaaggGCTAACTGACCAATGTATGTATCAAAAATAACTCATGCAAATCTTTTGAATTACAATGTGAGCTGATCTCACTTGATAGTTACTTTGACAAAATTCAGGTTTCAGTCTATGGCACTAGTGATATTGAGATCATTTGACATAGCTTAAGAACAAAGTAGAtttgtctttttctttaaataaattttttttttttttaatatgtgcccattgtttttcttttgataggCCATGTCCGCCGGAGCACTAAAATGATGTGGGTTTGCAGGAGTAATGATATGTGAATATATAGTTTGACGAGTCTAAAAACATGCCAAAAAAAACTGAATTATACTCGTTCTCTCTTAATAAGTAAACATCTTTGCAAATCTACCAAACTTGTTACAGTAACATAATGAGCAGAAGAGACTCGAGAGCTTTATAACTGACTCCTGTACCCCCATGATTGAAATCGAGATAGTTAACATCaccaaagttaaaaaattactCCGTATAAAGTTAGTTTTTCGGCATTTATTAGAGGATCGCTCTCACTTTCATTAGTCTTTAAAaccatttaaaaaattataatagttGGCTTGCGCCTTACGATTCAATGACATCATAGTTTGTACGCAATGTGGATTGTAATGTACCTGAGAAAGTTGTGTTGATGCTTCAGTATCCTTTGGTTGTGTATCGCGAGTACAGAAAATTGTGTGAAAAAAGTGCCACTTAATGGTATTAGTAACTCACTAAATGgcattttattaatttgtagtGACTAGTGGGGTTCGGTTCCATGTTACGAGCCTTCAATAAACGTAATCTAATATCAAAAGTGAAAAGAAGTTTTCCTTGAGTGAATTTCCATCAGCATGTATGGCCTTTGTGaatttcacagaatttgatcATTAAGATGACCGCTACGATTTCCAGTAATTCAGATAGCATAGAGGTGAACAAACTTTGataaaggtggcaaaatgaTCAGGTCAGGAAGGGCAAGACAGTGTCTTAGTAGAGGATACACCAGGTCGGGCAGACACAGAACACTGATGCCCATTATCTTGGCTTCCTAACATATAAATAGCACAACGAAGATGATATTAAAACGCGATATTCTTTCTTTTAGAACAGCTTAGGTGATTAAATGTAATCCATCACCTCTCTTTATCTCAAACATTATCAGAGCATGTCCATTTCGAAGGGAGAAGAACATCGTCAGGTAACCTTCTCCATTTGGAGCAACTATCACACTGACCCCATTGTTCTTGTGACCTACACAGCACATTGGAGTATTGGACAAAACAAAGGaaattaaatgacaatatacattttcatataataaGCATACAGCACAGAAGCTAAAGTTTTGGAATTTTACGACTATGCTGCTTTTCTATCATTTAACAAATACAAATCACACAGACACCTGATCCAAACTGCTTGTATACACATAGATATGATTGACTGTTTTATAAGAGACGAGGGACAAGCTGACGATAATTTGGACAAAAGTATTTTGTTAATAGGGACAAAAGAATTTCTAAATGGTCTTAGAAGTTAAAACTACAGCCGTGTACCCAATCAACCAATGCTTGACTCAAAGAAAATATCATAGGGACCCCATGATgacaatacaaaattaaaaagatctGAAGACAGGTTAAGCTATGATACATGAAAGAAGATAACATGACCACGCATGTTTCATATCATATAAAACACTTTAAAACCCTGATAATTAACTTGGAGAGCTAAAAGAAGTTAACCCTCGTATCAAAAGAAAATACCTCGAGTATTATATGATAGAAGACATTaattatactccgtattaaacTTACCCAGATGCTTGCATTGTGAATATGGTCTTTTTGCCAAAAACTTGGTGCTCCTGGATGAACAAAGAATGAaatttaaataactaaataaaatattgcAGCCATCGCAAAAAGATGCAACATATTTAGATGGATCGTTTCTTAAGCTTACATCATATTCTTCAAATTCGCAATTTTCGATCTTGGAGATAGTTGGGTTAGAAGTAGGGGACAGGCGGAGCAACTCATGTGCTTCTTCCCACGTGACCTTCAGCTCCATGGAATCTTCATTATGCATCAGCAACCTCTTGTTTTTAGATCCTATATTCAAGGCTTATTCTTTCTTGGATCAATGGTTTTTGATTCCCATTAGTCAAAGCTTCATTCTGTACAGGTTTCTGCAAACCATTTGTACTATGGAAGTTGTTCCGCTGTTGACAAGTCCTCTTCACTATCATGAAACCAAGGTGAGTAAATAAAAGTCCAAGAGTAGTGTAAAGATTAATTAACTAAGCATACACTCAACCATTTTCGCTTAGTTTTTAGAGTTATAATCTGTCTAAATGTATTATGTTTAGAGCTCGCATTACTTTATGACCTGGATTATAAAGTTTGACTGACTTTGTTTGCTGGCTTCAGACTGAGGAGCGGTAGAGCAGGGAAGAAGGGTTCTTCATCATTGACCTCTTTCACCATAGGAATAAGACCGCTTAGCCAGATATTCACCAAAAACCAAGCCTGTATATTGGCCATAGAATAAAAGTTCAGCTTACAAGATTGCAGAATGATGATATTATTACACAGTGTTCTTTTGTTCAGACATTTCAATCACTAGTTCTGTCAAAAACGATTATAAGAAATCCTGTCTCATAATGAACTAAAGAATAAGATGATTCAGGAAGTTACGTGCTTCTATGCATACTTTGGACAACTTTAAACCATTCGACTCATTTACCCTTTAGAGATCAACAAATTGCAAGAATGTCCCTCAAAGTAAGCAACTACAAAAGATCGTAAATGGTAAACACTAAACAGTACTACTAAGATCTGAAAATAACCTGATACAGTATAGTTCTAATAAGTCCACCTTGGATAAGATATATTCAATTCATACTGATATTATAGCCATTTACATAAAAATAGATATTATGTAGACATAATGAATTGTATATCTTTATACAGTCAAGTCAGTTATGCACTTATGCCTCAAGTATAATGCAGCATCATACTA
Coding sequences within:
- the LOC122592096 gene encoding putative F-box protein At2g02030; this translates as MAIKRAAADEIRTEKKKMKKAADDQDHNLDDNLNDVIENEILPRLPARSICRFKFVSKHWKSYLSTRMFGKMHRLFNNNKSYKLLLLDKPRCEALIINHHHGPSLPVGFHLLEEADPRFDLVIATLDGLVCVSSMKTVSSLALWNPLTRAYYKLPPLLPAKRNLPYDPSIDVIGFYSDSSNDYKLLYLVFIGAAYYQAYVYSLRLNSWKRIEFVIGKRECYNWSQATFCDHSLYFWVRREHRDRDGFYYHECIICFDVNTEASRIIQVPPVPSGAIANYSCLVAIEGCIHLCAAYYITGAVKMGKMWKLINNNNGDSWVEVAFFPGGAAPSVPVLPNVCITRNARDGWLAIKEGDNNSFEIMNNNMEEFTLTQHSLS
- the LOC122593769 gene encoding uncharacterized protein LOC122593769, yielding MSCSACPLLLTQLSPRSKIANLKNMMSTKFLAKRPYSQCKHLGHKNNGVSVIVAPNGEGYLTMFFSLRNGHALIMFEIKRGSQDNGHQCSVSARPGVSSTKTLSCPS
- the LOC122592095 gene encoding protein ALP1-like, with the translated sequence MAGRTSRECLQNFCDAIVDTYKTEYLRKATTHDLDRLFEAHEERHHLPGMIGSLDCTHLVWKMCPMEWRGQYKRGDHEYPTIMLEATASQDLWIWHAFFGPPGALNNINVLQQSPLFLPERMGTAPYVPFSVNGRTYRCGYYLVDGIYLTWSTFVKAYEYPTNEKEKMFKTAQEAARKDIERAFGVLKGKWHIIDRPFRQRSLGTIRNLVYACVILHNMIIQDSGRAICPVHIGDPVV